The Rosa rugosa chromosome 1, drRosRugo1.1, whole genome shotgun sequence genomic sequence AGAATTGCGTGCTCTACCTGTAATGAAATAAGAAAGGTAATTAATGTTCTGTAATGAAATAACACTTTAACATTAACAGCAACATATAATTAACTCATGATATAATTCACAATATTGATAACATACCCCAGGAATTAAAAGCTGTAGTACCATCTATGTTATTAGAGCAACTACTTTCTTCATATCAGAGGACATGCAAGATCACAATATTACAGCAATGAAGAGATGCCAGCAATTGGTCATAAATGGCATCCAACCACACCCCGTAATAGGATCCCAATAATAATGCAATGTAACATTTTTGCTGGTAATGAAAGcgctttctttttttaatatccTCACCCCCTCAGTACTGGAGGCCTGGAGGAATTGAACACACCTTTGACCTTTCCATGTATCAAAATGACCTGCAACTTCATCTACTACATTTATGGGATCATAAATACCAACAAAATCAGATAGCAACTGACATGGATGGCCGTTGCAGACTTGCCCATTGGTACTTCAACGGCCATCATTCACTTTTTACTCCCGTCTTTTTTCATCAAAAGCGTATGATTGCAGAAATCCAGGCATTCACTGAATTTACTACTGCGGAATCATTATGTTGTCCGTTTTCCTTAAACCCTATACCCCGTAATGCCAGTCAGTACCTACTAGCTTGGTGCTGCAATTAAGAGCAGAACTGCCCACCAAACTTTCTCATTGATTTCCCAAATTTTCAATTCTTCCATGAAATGAATACATAAACTAAAAGTTAAGTTTCCTTTCTTACTCAGAAAACCGTTATTGGATTACATTCTATTTCCGGTCAAGAGTGAGACACAGCAAAATGGCAAACTTGTTGATTCCTTGGCTATTTTTAGTTCAAACACTAACAGTTGTTGCCAAATCCAGAGCTAAAGTTCCAGCAGTCATAGTGTTTGGAGATTCCTCCGTTGATTCAGGTAACAACAACTTCATTCCAACAATTGCCAGGAGCAACTTTCCACCTTATGGTCAAGATTTTCCGGGAGGCCAAGCCACCGGGCGGTTCTGCAACGGCCGAATTCCTCCTGACTTGATCTCCGAAGCTCTAGGCCTCAAGCCAACCATACCTGCATACTTGGATCCAATGTATAGCATCTCAGATTTTGCTGTAGGAGTTTGCTTTGCTTCTGCAGGGACTGGCTATGATAATGCCACTTCTGAAGTTGCTGTAAGTAATCCAATTAACTAGTATTTGATAATTCCTGCACTTGATTTCTTTGTTGATAAAATTTCCAGCTACGGAAGTGTTTACACTTTACACTGATATACTAATCCATTATGTCGGCTGGGGTTTATGTATACTGTTATCGGTAGAATCTTTAGGATTTTCTATCAATTTAATGAGAATACAGCTGCACTATTTTTCTTGTTAACACTGGTATCTTTGTTGCAGGATGTGATTCCATTGTGGAAGGAAGTGGAGTATTACAAGGAGTACCAGCAGAAATTAAAAGCCTACCTTGGAGATAGGAAGGCAAAGAAAATACTAAGTGAGGCTTTGTATTTGATTAGCTTAGGAACAAATGACTTCATGGAAAACTATTATACACTCCCAAACCGACGATTGCAGTTTACCGTGAAGCAATATCAGGATTTTATTATAGGACTTGCTGCCGATTTTGTGAAGACAATATATTCTTTAGGGGCAAGGAAGATGTCCCTGACAGGGGTTCCTCCAATGGGGTGTTTGCCACTGGAAAGAGCAACAAATATTATGGAAGACCATGCTTGTATGGAGGAATACAACAACGTCGGTTTGGAATTTAATGGCAAGTTAAAGGGTTTGGTGGCAAAGCTGAACAGGGAGCTTCCTGGTCTTGATGTGGTATTTGCAGATGCATATAACCTCTTGTTGCAAGTCATAAAAAGGCCTTCTGTTTATGGTAAGTTTTGACTTAAAATTCTCAAATGACTGGTTCTGTTAGGCTATTAACCGCAAGTTTTAACTTGGACCTGAGTTTCACTTCTAAAATGTTTGCATTTATCAAATCTGTCTATGGCTTTTTATTTCTCAGTTCCCTTAAAGTGATAATAAGTTTTCCTTTGATGACAGGATTTGAGGAATCAAGAACTGGGTGCTGCGGCACTGGGAGGTTTGAGATGAGTTTCCTATGTGATCCGCATAGTCCATTTACATGCCAAGATGCAGATAAGTATGTGTTTTGGGATGCCTTTCATCCTTCAGAGAAAACCAATCGAATGATCACAGATCATCTACTCAAAACTTCTTTAGCAAAGTTTCTTTGATCCTGTTTCTAAAGTGTAATGTGCGACATTATGTTACTATTCTGGGACCATCTCCCATAGTAATTGAATTTTCATTCCACAGACTCAAGATTTCACTAGAGGAAGTTAATATATGGACTTTTATTCATCTTTGAAATATTTTACATACATGACCAGAATGGGCACCCAGTTCATCAATAATATACTTCATAGAGTACAATGCAGGTCATTGTACATAATTCAATAGGTACCAACCATGAAGCTTGTCATACACGACAGGGCACTTGCTTATACACCAACCTTAAAGACTAATGAGTACAAGTTACAACCAACCTGGCTTCAGCAACTACCTTATTTATACAGCACCATGGACAAACCTGAAATCACGCAGCTGCCGGCTCTGCAATTTGCCTGGCTTCAAGTGTCTTCTCGTATTCTTCAATGGACTTGAAGAGCTCCGAAAAGTTACCCTTGCCGAACCCACCACATCCACCCTTCTGGTAAACCTCCCCTTTATCATTCTTAAGCATGCACCCAACTCTCTGTATGATCTCTATGAATATCGTCGGCCTGTCCATTCAAAATGAAAACCGATTAACTCAACCTGATTTGATTTGTGAGATATCTTTTTGTTGTCAATTTCCTTTTCTAACAtgaaaaggcataaccacatccCAAACAAGTGGCCAAAATGCCATGAATACCTTTGCCACAAAACTAGTTATGACACCATAATTCCAAAAACCAAATGGACCCAAATTTAGTTCAGTAGCATAACTTTCGTACAATCATGAAAAAGATCTTAGCAAGCACAGAAAGCTATCATCTTTATAGTCCTAACAGTCATTTATAGCAAAAGTGAAATAAATACCATTACCTtatacacaaaaacaaaaacttcaaCAAAGAAATGAAGAGAATGGCACATACCTATCTCCCACAGGCTTAGTGAAAATCTGAAGCAGAGTACCCTGGTCATCCCTATCAACCAAAATCCCCAACTCCTCACACTCCTTGATCTGCTCATCCGTCAACACATTGCCGGCCCTCTTCTTCAAATTCCGGTAATACGTCGGCGGCGGCGCCGGCATGAAGTCGAATCCTCCGATTCCGCTGCGTTGCCTCATCTCCCTCAAGGTCCTGAATATGTCTCCGCTGACCAGAGCCAGGTGCTGGAGTCCGGCGCCTTCGTTGTGCTCCAGGTACGTCTGAATCTGGCTCTTCCTCTTCGTCCCGTACACCGGCTCGTTCATCGGAAGCAGCACCGTCTCGTCATTGTTGGCCAGAACGACGGAGTTCAGTCCGCTCTCGCTCGTCCCGACGTCCTCCGCCGTGAACTCCGCGAACTCGTGGAACCCGGTGAAGCCTTTCACGTAGGCCACGGCGGCGGAGAGGTCGGGGACGTTGCCGACGGCGTGGTCGAGGCGGCGGAGGCCGAAGTCGAGGGGGAAGGAGGAGGGGACCGGCTCGAACCCGGGGAGGAACCACGAGTCCGGGTTCGGGTCGGAGAGCTGGGCCGGGTCTTTGTAGCTTACATACCGCAAAACGACGTCGCCGTAGAGTTGGACCTCGGCGATTGTGACGCGGTTGTCGAGGAGAATCGGTTGGGACGCGGGTTTAGCGCCGTGGGAGACGCTGGCGTGGAAAGCGAGGTCGGCGTCGGAAACCTCGATAGCGATGGCGCGGACGCCGAGGCCGTGTTTGGCGGAGAAGGCGCGTGAGGAGGAGTGATCGAAGGTGGGGATAGAGGCGGTGGAGgcgggccgggtcgggtcggagaGGGTGGGGGAGTAAGGGGCGGTGAAGAGGAAGGAGAGGTCGCCGGAGCGGAGGAGATAGGAGGCGTGGGTTTGGTTGCCAGTGGAGAGGTCAGACTTAGCTACCATGGGCATGCCGAGGCCCCAGGAGAAGCGGAGGGCGGCGTTGGTGGCATCGGTGCACCAGTACTCGATGTGGTGGAAGCGGTTGACCTTGAAGCGATCGGAGCGGGGGTTGGACCGGACGAAGTTGGAGAATCCGACGAGGTTGGACTTGTTCTGGGTTTCGGCGAGGCCCATTGTGATGGTGTGCTGATGATGGGTGTGGTGAGGTCCGTGAGGATATAGTTAGTGATGTGGAGACTGAGAGTGGACTTGGAGGGAAGTCCACGTGGCCGGGTATGGGTGGTGGTGAGGAGGGGTTTTCAGTGACGCAACTCCATACCGGCTAGGGTATATAGTTTTcatgaaagaagaaaaattgaagttTGAGACTCGATGTTAAAGACAAAGATGGTtgatggggaagaaga encodes the following:
- the LOC133725721 gene encoding GDSL esterase/lipase At2g42990-like yields the protein MANLLIPWLFLVQTLTVVAKSRAKVPAVIVFGDSSVDSGNNNFIPTIARSNFPPYGQDFPGGQATGRFCNGRIPPDLISEALGLKPTIPAYLDPMYSISDFAVGVCFASAGTGYDNATSEVADVIPLWKEVEYYKEYQQKLKAYLGDRKAKKILSEALYLISLGTNDFMENYYTLPNRRLQFTVKQYQDFIIGLAADFVKTIYSLGARKMSLTGVPPMGCLPLERATNIMEDHACMEEYNNVGLEFNGKLKGLVAKLNRELPGLDVVFADAYNLLLQVIKRPSVYGFEESRTGCCGTGRFEMSFLCDPHSPFTCQDADKYVFWDAFHPSEKTNRMITDHLLKTSLAKFL
- the LOC133725720 gene encoding 4-hydroxyphenylpyruvate dioxygenase, with translation MGLAETQNKSNLVGFSNFVRSNPRSDRFKVNRFHHIEYWCTDATNAALRFSWGLGMPMVAKSDLSTGNQTHASYLLRSGDLSFLFTAPYSPTLSDPTRPASTASIPTFDHSSSRAFSAKHGLGVRAIAIEVSDADLAFHASVSHGAKPASQPILLDNRVTIAEVQLYGDVVLRYVSYKDPAQLSDPNPDSWFLPGFEPVPSSFPLDFGLRRLDHAVGNVPDLSAAVAYVKGFTGFHEFAEFTAEDVGTSESGLNSVVLANNDETVLLPMNEPVYGTKRKSQIQTYLEHNEGAGLQHLALVSGDIFRTLREMRQRSGIGGFDFMPAPPPTYYRNLKKRAGNVLTDEQIKECEELGILVDRDDQGTLLQIFTKPVGDRPTIFIEIIQRVGCMLKNDKGEVYQKGGCGGFGKGNFSELFKSIEEYEKTLEARQIAEPAAA